From Natrinema salaciae, the proteins below share one genomic window:
- a CDS encoding thiamine pyrophosphate-binding protein: protein MKVNEAIIDCLTENDVDTLFGIPGKQSLPLNESISERDDIRFVMARHETAVSHQAWGYAETGGGMAATVVIPGPGDMNAMNGLKNALNDCTPLLHIAVETEPEIRGGDGIHETPPDTYDNVVTENITVETPQSTLAELQRAIDAARTAPKGPVRIGIPKNFLKMDVPLAERGAVEPQSFSGVPDSKVAAAADLLADASKPIIVAGGGIRAADASDELRAVAERLEAPVVVTYKGKAVFPDDHELMGGVLCGGTGTAVKELIADADAALGVGTDFDAVSMHNWSIEIPDDLVHVTLGADDIGTGYDPAVGIVADAARTLEALDGALADRTIAGGTGIERARETRAAVDDRLEELRAVTDAPLTSVKALDAIREGTPRDAAVAVDAGGFRLWALLMFPTYEPRDYVNPGSWATMGSGLPSAIGAKLANPERDVIALTGDGGLLMCVHELHTLADEGIDVTVVVLNNSDYAIISEEAGRSYRMADGEYGWEETPVSYTTVAEGLGLDVERAETPDEVAATVADAIASDGPTLVEVPTDPYEPQSGVWMNE from the coding sequence ATGAAGGTCAACGAGGCAATCATCGATTGCCTGACCGAGAACGACGTCGATACCTTGTTCGGCATCCCGGGCAAGCAGTCGCTTCCACTGAACGAGTCCATCAGCGAGCGAGACGACATCCGATTCGTCATGGCTCGCCACGAGACCGCGGTCTCGCATCAGGCGTGGGGCTACGCGGAGACCGGCGGCGGAATGGCCGCCACGGTGGTCATTCCGGGTCCGGGCGATATGAACGCGATGAACGGGCTGAAAAACGCGCTGAACGACTGTACGCCGCTCCTCCACATCGCGGTGGAGACCGAACCGGAGATCCGCGGCGGCGACGGGATTCACGAGACGCCGCCCGACACCTACGACAACGTCGTCACGGAGAACATCACCGTCGAGACGCCCCAGAGCACCCTCGCCGAACTCCAGCGGGCGATCGACGCCGCGCGGACGGCTCCGAAGGGCCCCGTTCGGATCGGCATTCCGAAGAACTTCCTCAAGATGGACGTCCCGCTCGCCGAGCGTGGGGCCGTCGAGCCGCAATCGTTCAGCGGCGTCCCCGACTCGAAGGTCGCGGCCGCGGCCGACCTCCTCGCGGACGCCTCGAAGCCGATCATCGTCGCCGGCGGCGGGATACGAGCGGCCGACGCGAGCGACGAACTGCGAGCGGTCGCGGAGCGACTCGAGGCCCCGGTCGTCGTCACGTACAAGGGGAAGGCCGTCTTCCCCGACGATCACGAACTCATGGGCGGCGTGCTCTGCGGCGGAACCGGAACGGCCGTGAAGGAACTCATCGCCGACGCGGACGCCGCGCTCGGGGTCGGCACCGACTTCGACGCCGTCTCCATGCACAACTGGTCGATCGAGATCCCGGACGACCTGGTCCACGTGACCCTCGGTGCCGACGATATCGGCACGGGCTACGACCCCGCGGTCGGCATCGTCGCCGACGCCGCGCGGACGCTCGAGGCTCTCGACGGCGCGCTGGCAGACCGAACGATCGCCGGCGGGACCGGGATCGAACGGGCTCGCGAAACGCGGGCGGCCGTCGACGACCGGCTCGAGGAGTTACGAGCGGTCACGGACGCCCCGTTGACGTCGGTCAAGGCGCTGGACGCGATCCGCGAGGGCACGCCGCGCGACGCGGCCGTCGCCGTCGACGCGGGCGGGTTCCGGCTGTGGGCGCTCCTGATGTTCCCGACGTACGAGCCCCGCGATTACGTCAACCCGGGGTCGTGGGCGACGATGGGGTCGGGACTCCCCTCCGCGATCGGCGCGAAGCTGGCGAATCCGGAACGGGACGTGATCGCGCTCACCGGCGACGGGGGGCTGCTGATGTGCGTCCACGAACTGCACACGCTGGCCGACGAGGGGATCGACGTGACGGTCGTCGTGCTCAACAACAGCGACTACGCGATCATCAGCGAGGAGGCCGGCCGGAGCTACCGGATGGCCGACGGCGAGTACGGCTGGGAGGAGACCCCGGTGTCGTACACGACCGTCGCCGAGGGGCTCGGCCTCGACGTCGAACGGGCGGAAACGCCGGACGAGGTCGCAGCGACCGTCGCCGACGCGATCGCGAGCGACGGCCCGACGCTCGTCGAAGTTCCCACCGACCCCTACGAGCCGCAGTCCGGCGTCTGGATGAACGAATAG
- a CDS encoding HpcH/HpaI aldolase family protein, which translates to MTERSATDGDFEARFLAGDALGTWVSIGHPAVVEAAARAGFDFVLVDTEHTELSLETVADLARAAAAAPGELGVVVRPAWNDPVRIKRILDIGVDGIMVPMIDTPEAAEELVRATRYPPDGDRGVASGRAAGYGQRFVQYVESGHRSLLTIAQIETPAGVDHAEDIAVVDGIDALFVGPADLSASLGVFAEWDAPKLDGAMARVVEAGANADAPVGTLTVREGDVADRVERGFDFQIAGKDMTTLIETGERIRETYEKSRSERE; encoded by the coding sequence ATGACCGAGCGCTCGGCGACGGACGGCGACTTCGAGGCACGGTTCCTCGCCGGCGACGCACTCGGGACGTGGGTGTCGATCGGCCACCCGGCCGTCGTGGAGGCGGCGGCGAGAGCCGGATTCGACTTCGTCCTCGTCGACACCGAACACACCGAGCTGAGCCTCGAGACCGTTGCCGACCTCGCCCGCGCGGCTGCCGCAGCGCCCGGCGAACTCGGCGTGGTCGTCCGGCCCGCGTGGAACGACCCAGTCCGCATCAAGCGAATCCTCGATATCGGCGTCGACGGAATCATGGTCCCGATGATAGACACGCCGGAGGCGGCCGAGGAGTTAGTACGGGCCACGCGGTACCCGCCAGACGGCGATCGGGGGGTGGCATCGGGACGTGCGGCCGGCTACGGCCAGCGCTTCGTTCAGTACGTGGAGTCAGGACACCGGTCGCTGCTCACGATCGCACAGATCGAAACGCCGGCCGGCGTCGACCACGCCGAGGATATCGCCGTGGTGGACGGGATCGACGCGCTCTTCGTCGGGCCGGCCGACCTCTCGGCGTCGCTCGGTGTCTTCGCCGAGTGGGACGCGCCCAAACTCGACGGCGCGATGGCGCGCGTCGTCGAGGCCGGCGCGAACGCGGACGCGCCCGTCGGAACGCTCACCGTTCGCGAGGGAGACGTCGCGGACCGCGTCGAGCGAGGATTCGACTTCCAGATCGCGGGCAAGGACATGACGACGCTCATCGAAACCGGCGAGCGGATACGCGAGACCTACGAGAAGAGCCGTTCCGAACGCGAGTGA
- a CDS encoding CaiB/BaiF CoA transferase family protein produces MKPLDDLTVVDLTQSVAGPVCTQLLAEMGATVLKVEPPSGDTFRHIMNGNIFAPFNHGKQSLCVDMKAETGHSIVTELADEADVIVESFRPGVLETYDLDYESVSERNADVVYCSLSGFGRTGPYRSYPGYDPCIQAVSGLMAINGYADRPPARIRASLIDCGTGANAAFAILAAVRQRDRGGDGTHIDISLFDVAVSWMSYWITNYDQTGDLPERAGGQGIGSAPNGVFPTGDGNIYVATLSEAMYERLCTVLDRPDLLEDERFETIDDRIDHREPLRDELIPEFEAYTATELEETLLEAGIPAGAVQTVRDLAETDEHVEARSMLVDSYNPEVDEVVVTAALPFRFSSGIHDGRFSSRPPAKGEHTDDILAALSYSASEIERLHETGAVISSS; encoded by the coding sequence ATGAAGCCGTTGGACGATCTGACCGTCGTCGACCTCACACAGTCGGTCGCCGGGCCCGTCTGTACGCAACTGCTCGCCGAAATGGGCGCGACCGTGCTGAAGGTCGAACCGCCGTCGGGGGACACCTTCCGACACATCATGAACGGAAACATCTTTGCCCCGTTCAATCACGGGAAACAGAGCCTCTGTGTCGACATGAAGGCCGAGACGGGCCACTCGATCGTCACCGAACTCGCGGACGAGGCCGACGTGATCGTCGAGAGCTTCCGGCCTGGCGTCCTCGAGACGTACGACCTCGACTACGAGTCGGTCTCGGAGCGGAACGCGGACGTCGTCTACTGTTCGCTGTCCGGATTCGGTCGGACCGGTCCGTACCGGTCCTATCCCGGCTACGACCCCTGCATTCAGGCCGTCTCGGGGCTGATGGCGATCAACGGCTACGCCGACCGGCCGCCGGCCCGCATCCGCGCGAGCCTCATCGACTGCGGCACGGGTGCGAACGCCGCGTTCGCGATCCTCGCCGCCGTCCGTCAGCGTGACCGGGGCGGCGATGGAACCCACATCGACATCTCGCTGTTCGACGTGGCCGTCTCGTGGATGTCCTACTGGATCACGAACTACGACCAGACCGGCGACCTCCCCGAGCGCGCCGGCGGGCAGGGGATCGGTAGCGCGCCCAACGGCGTCTTTCCGACCGGAGACGGCAACATCTACGTCGCGACGCTCTCGGAGGCGATGTACGAGCGGCTCTGTACGGTCCTCGACCGACCCGACCTGCTCGAGGACGAGCGGTTCGAGACGATCGACGACCGCATCGACCACCGCGAGCCCCTTCGCGACGAACTGATCCCGGAGTTCGAGGCGTACACCGCGACGGAACTCGAGGAGACGCTGCTCGAGGCGGGGATTCCGGCGGGGGCGGTCCAGACCGTTCGGGACCTCGCGGAGACCGACGAGCACGTCGAGGCGCGCTCGATGCTCGTCGATTCCTACAATCCGGAAGTCGACGAAGTCGTCGTCACGGCCGCGCTCCCGTTCCGGTTCAGCTCCGGCATTCACGACGGGCGGTTCTCTTCCCGACCGCCGGCGAAGGGCGAACACACCGACGATATCCTCGCGGCCCTGTCGTATTCGGCGAGCGAGATCGAACGCCTGCACGAGACCGGCGCGGTCATCTCGAGTTCGTAG
- a CDS encoding MFS transporter produces the protein MESNLFGTLSAARTGAADLWSGGRGKILTGVAGGWFLSIGVRMIYPVMVPSLRSVYGLDLTTAGLLLTVLFLAYALGQFPGGVLADRFGERVTLTASAVISAVTLTLVVTARSSIVLFAATALFGFGTALYAVGRYTVLPRLYADRLGAANGVTAASQDAGQSILPPIASVIAATLGWQFGFGFAVPLFLLSAVVLWAVVPTRSADASDGESGLSRDDLRALGSLLRQPSVVNATAVLILGLFVWQAFTSFYPTYLIDEKELSATVASFLFGTFFALGILIKPLAGGAYDRFGIRRSLAIVASGPTIGLVVLPHADALWILVAVTALVSTLLGFATVVEPSLLNALPEEVRGTGFGILRSVAFTVGATSPVLFGVAADRGFFDEMFTVLAAFAAGMVLLAFRIPEN, from the coding sequence GTGGAATCGAATCTCTTCGGGACCCTCTCTGCGGCCAGAACCGGCGCGGCCGACCTCTGGAGCGGCGGACGCGGGAAGATACTGACCGGAGTCGCCGGCGGCTGGTTCCTCTCGATCGGCGTCCGGATGATCTACCCGGTGATGGTCCCCTCCCTCCGGTCGGTCTACGGACTCGATCTGACGACGGCCGGCCTTCTGCTGACGGTGCTGTTCCTCGCGTACGCGCTCGGGCAGTTTCCGGGCGGGGTCCTCGCGGACCGGTTCGGCGAGCGGGTCACGCTCACGGCGAGCGCGGTGATATCGGCGGTGACGCTGACGCTCGTGGTCACCGCCAGATCGTCGATCGTGCTCTTCGCCGCGACGGCGCTCTTCGGGTTCGGAACTGCGCTGTACGCGGTCGGCCGGTACACCGTCCTCCCGCGGCTGTACGCCGATCGGCTCGGCGCAGCCAACGGGGTGACGGCCGCCTCGCAGGACGCCGGGCAGTCGATCCTGCCCCCGATCGCCAGCGTGATCGCCGCGACCCTCGGCTGGCAGTTCGGGTTCGGCTTCGCGGTGCCGCTGTTCCTGCTCTCTGCTGTCGTTCTCTGGGCCGTCGTTCCGACCCGTTCCGCGGACGCGTCCGACGGCGAGTCCGGGCTCAGCCGCGACGATCTCCGCGCTCTCGGCTCGCTGTTGCGCCAGCCGTCGGTCGTCAACGCGACGGCGGTACTGATCCTGGGGCTCTTCGTCTGGCAGGCGTTCACGAGTTTCTACCCGACGTACCTGATCGACGAAAAGGAGCTCTCGGCGACCGTCGCCAGTTTCCTGTTCGGGACCTTCTTCGCCCTCGGCATCCTCATCAAACCCCTCGCCGGCGGCGCGTACGACCGGTTCGGCATTCGTCGCTCGCTCGCGATCGTCGCGAGCGGGCCGACGATCGGCCTCGTCGTCCTCCCGCACGCCGACGCCCTCTGGATTCTCGTCGCGGTCACGGCGCTCGTGAGCACGCTGCTCGGGTTCGCGACGGTCGTCGAACCGTCGCTGCTGAACGCGCTCCCCGAGGAGGTCCGCGGAACGGGGTTCGGCATTCTCCGGTCCGTCGCCTTTACCGTCGGGGCGACGAGCCCCGTCCTGTTCGGCGTGGCGGCCGATCGCGGCTTCTTCGACGAGATGTTCACCGTTCTAGCCGCGTTCGCCGCCGGAATGGTCCTGCTGGCGTTCCGAATTCCCGAAAACTGA
- the ddh gene encoding D-2-hydroxyacid dehydrogenase, producing the protein MAVELERLGIQQSVDAIFPPAELATDLSVLPVEVTVVDEAEIAGCDAVVTRNHFEALFDVEWVHSTQAGVDRFPLEAFAEAGVALTNSTGIHGRTVGETVAGYLLAFARRLHDQLASATERRWERPAWDEAFTLPGTTACVVGTGTLGRGIADVIGSLGVETVGVRRSDEPLPEFEAMYAVADLERAIADADFVIAAVPLTETTRGLFGAAAFERMRSEAYFVNVARGAVVDEPALIDALEAGQIAGAALDVFETEPLPEASPLWEMDEVVVTPHAAAYTRDYYRDVGELVRDNVGRLERGEALANRVV; encoded by the coding sequence ATGGCAGTCGAACTCGAACGACTCGGTATCCAGCAATCCGTCGACGCGATCTTCCCGCCGGCGGAACTCGCGACCGACCTCTCTGTCCTGCCGGTCGAGGTAACGGTCGTCGACGAGGCGGAAATCGCGGGCTGCGACGCGGTCGTCACGCGCAACCACTTCGAGGCGCTGTTCGACGTCGAGTGGGTTCACTCGACGCAGGCCGGCGTCGATCGCTTCCCGCTCGAGGCCTTCGCCGAGGCGGGCGTCGCGCTCACCAACAGCACCGGCATTCACGGACGAACGGTCGGCGAGACCGTCGCGGGGTACCTGCTCGCGTTCGCCCGTCGGCTGCACGACCAGCTCGCCAGCGCGACGGAACGGCGCTGGGAGCGCCCGGCGTGGGACGAGGCGTTCACGCTGCCCGGCACGACGGCCTGCGTCGTCGGGACGGGGACGCTCGGCCGCGGCATCGCTGACGTGATCGGGTCGCTCGGCGTCGAGACGGTCGGCGTCCGGCGGTCCGACGAGCCGCTCCCCGAATTCGAGGCGATGTACGCGGTCGCCGATCTCGAGCGGGCGATCGCCGACGCGGACTTCGTTATCGCCGCCGTCCCGCTGACGGAGACGACCCGCGGACTCTTCGGCGCGGCGGCGTTCGAGCGCATGCGATCGGAGGCGTACTTCGTCAACGTCGCTCGCGGCGCGGTCGTCGACGAACCGGCGCTGATCGACGCGCTCGAGGCCGGTCAGATCGCCGGTGCCGCGCTCGACGTCTTCGAGACCGAGCCGTTGCCCGAGGCGTCCCCGCTGTGGGAGATGGACGAGGTCGTCGTCACGCCGCACGCGGCGGCGTACACCCGCGACTACTATCGCGACGTGGGCGAGCTCGTCCGGGACAACGTCGGCCGACTCGAGCGCGGCGAGGCGCTGGCCAATCGGGTCGTCTGA
- a CDS encoding acyl-CoA dehydrogenase family protein gives MDFELSDEQRLIRSQVRELCDEFGDDYWREMDLNHEYPVEFFEAFADDGWCGITIPEEYGGQGYGVQEASLVQQEIARSGAGMAGTSITAHHTFSTEPLVAFADEEHKERYLPEIADGAVQVCTGVTEPNAGTDTSRIETTAERQGDEYVVNGQKIWTSKAQEADVIMVLVRTEPRESTDRFGGLTLFFTDFDRDAAGVDVAEIPKAGRGASDSNEVWFDDFRVPADDRIGEEGAGFRYLLRFANTERIALASNAVGVGQAAIEKAAAYADDRVVFGNPIGSYQAVQHPLADSWAKLEQDELMVRKAAWLYDADRDCGAEANAVKLRASEDALEACERAVRAHGGMGYASEYDVERYWRETMINVIAPISNEMVKNYIAEHVLGLPKSY, from the coding sequence ATGGACTTCGAGCTGTCCGACGAACAGCGGCTGATTCGCTCGCAGGTGCGCGAGCTCTGCGACGAGTTCGGCGACGACTACTGGCGCGAGATGGACCTGAATCACGAGTATCCCGTCGAGTTCTTCGAGGCGTTCGCCGACGACGGTTGGTGCGGAATCACGATCCCCGAGGAGTACGGCGGGCAGGGATACGGCGTCCAGGAAGCGTCGCTGGTCCAGCAGGAGATCGCCCGGTCGGGGGCCGGGATGGCGGGCACCTCGATCACCGCTCACCACACGTTCAGCACGGAACCGCTCGTCGCGTTCGCCGACGAGGAGCACAAGGAGCGGTACCTCCCGGAGATTGCCGACGGCGCGGTCCAGGTCTGTACGGGCGTGACCGAACCCAACGCGGGGACGGACACCTCGCGAATCGAGACGACCGCCGAGCGACAGGGGGACGAATACGTCGTCAACGGGCAGAAGATCTGGACGTCGAAGGCCCAGGAGGCGGACGTCATCATGGTTCTCGTTCGGACCGAGCCGCGCGAATCGACCGATCGGTTCGGCGGCCTGACGCTCTTTTTCACCGACTTCGATCGCGATGCGGCCGGCGTCGACGTCGCCGAGATTCCGAAGGCGGGACGCGGGGCGTCGGACTCGAACGAGGTCTGGTTCGACGACTTCCGGGTCCCCGCCGACGACCGAATCGGGGAGGAAGGGGCGGGGTTCCGGTACCTCCTCCGATTCGCGAACACGGAGCGGATCGCGCTCGCGTCGAACGCCGTCGGCGTCGGACAGGCGGCAATCGAGAAAGCGGCCGCGTACGCCGACGATCGGGTCGTCTTCGGCAACCCGATCGGTTCCTATCAGGCGGTCCAGCACCCGCTGGCGGACTCGTGGGCCAAACTCGAGCAGGACGAACTGATGGTTCGGAAAGCGGCCTGGCTGTACGACGCCGACCGCGACTGCGGTGCCGAGGCGAACGCGGTCAAGCTTCGGGCGAGCGAGGACGCGCTCGAAGCCTGCGAGCGCGCCGTCCGGGCACACGGCGGCATGGGGTACGCGAGCGAGTACGACGTCGAGCGCTACTGGCGGGAGACGATGATCAACGTCATCGCGCCGATCTCCAACGAGATGGTGAAAAACTACATCGCGGAACACGTCCTCGGCCTTCCGAAGTCGTACTGA
- a CDS encoding MFS transporter has translation MTWRYRHTVLALCTFAFFATMVARLAISPLVPAITDDFRIGNTVIGIALTGMWLAYAVMQFPSGILADRFGERSIVLLSVGGTTVMSLLLAVSPFYALFVLFVIGLGGVAGLHYSAATTLLDRTYENLGFAIGVHTIGSSAAGLIAPVAVAWLSVRYGWRPAIAFGAAIAAPIFLLFLWRIRPVDPHRPDQPLRERLKLRELTTILGKPEIAFTVVIASVGAFVWQGTASFLPTFLVEHRGQSPTTAGVVFSAYFVVQSLVKPGIGSLSDRFGRDVTTFGCMLTSVAGLALFVAVPGFVGVAGGVVLIANGLSWAVAVEPRFMDNLTDQERGAGFGLVRTTYLSIASLGSVAVGLFADLFGWAVSFGVLMLLLTFVAVALAVNWTFGLGY, from the coding sequence ATGACGTGGCGATACAGACACACGGTACTCGCGCTCTGTACGTTCGCGTTTTTCGCGACGATGGTCGCTCGGCTCGCGATCAGCCCGCTCGTCCCCGCGATCACCGACGACTTCAGGATCGGCAACACCGTCATCGGCATCGCACTCACGGGTATGTGGCTGGCGTACGCGGTGATGCAGTTTCCCAGCGGGATCCTCGCCGATCGGTTCGGCGAGCGATCGATCGTTCTCCTATCCGTCGGCGGGACGACCGTGATGAGTCTCCTCCTCGCGGTGTCCCCGTTCTACGCCCTGTTCGTGCTCTTCGTGATCGGACTCGGCGGGGTCGCCGGCCTCCACTACAGCGCCGCGACGACGCTTCTCGATCGGACCTACGAGAACCTCGGCTTCGCCATCGGCGTCCATACGATTGGCTCGTCCGCGGCGGGGTTGATCGCACCGGTCGCCGTCGCGTGGCTCAGCGTTCGGTACGGATGGCGTCCCGCCATCGCGTTCGGTGCCGCGATCGCGGCCCCGATCTTCCTGCTGTTCCTCTGGCGAATCCGTCCAGTCGATCCGCATCGGCCCGACCAACCCCTCCGGGAACGGCTGAAACTCCGGGAACTCACGACGATTCTGGGGAAACCGGAGATCGCGTTCACCGTCGTCATCGCGTCGGTCGGCGCGTTCGTCTGGCAGGGGACGGCCTCGTTCCTGCCGACGTTCCTCGTCGAACACCGCGGTCAATCGCCGACGACCGCCGGCGTCGTCTTCTCCGCGTACTTCGTCGTTCAGTCGCTCGTCAAGCCCGGAATCGGCTCGCTGTCGGATCGCTTCGGCCGGGACGTAACGACCTTCGGCTGTATGCTCACTAGCGTCGCGGGGCTGGCCCTGTTCGTCGCCGTTCCCGGATTCGTGGGCGTCGCCGGCGGCGTCGTGCTGATCGCGAACGGGTTGAGCTGGGCGGTCGCCGTGGAGCCTCGCTTCATGGACAACCTGACCGACCAGGAGCGCGGTGCCGGCTTCGGGCTCGTTCGGACGACGTACCTGTCGATCGCTTCGCTCGGCTCGGTCGCAGTCGGACTCTTCGCCGACCTCTTCGGCTGGGCCGTCTCGTTCGGCGTCCTCATGCTGCTCCTGACGTTCGTGGCCGTCGCGCTGGCCGTCAACTGGACGTTCGGTCTCGGCTACTGA
- a CDS encoding cysteine dioxygenase family protein, protein MASSNANPEPEFVSDSERLREFVDTVKATANEHESIPALLEALEEPFEALLAADGWLDQRYQQLPSEEMDDSGNMGDDIAQWLLYREGNKLSLFTLVLPPGASTPVHDHLAWGLVGIYGGTQREDFYRRVDGATDDGEAELERIRTEQMERGDYYELVPPNNDIHSVQTTSDEPSVSVHLLGADVGCIERHAFDAAEGTVELFHSGYTNVECEDVLDTPTPEHDHDHVHL, encoded by the coding sequence ATGGCATCATCGAACGCGAACCCCGAGCCCGAATTCGTTTCCGACAGCGAACGACTCCGGGAGTTCGTCGACACCGTGAAGGCGACCGCCAACGAGCACGAATCGATCCCGGCGCTTCTCGAGGCGTTGGAGGAACCGTTCGAGGCCCTTCTCGCCGCCGACGGCTGGCTCGACCAGCGATATCAGCAGCTGCCCTCGGAGGAGATGGACGACAGCGGAAACATGGGCGACGATATCGCCCAGTGGCTGTTGTACCGGGAGGGAAACAAACTGTCGCTGTTCACCCTGGTCCTGCCGCCGGGTGCTTCGACGCCGGTACACGACCACCTAGCGTGGGGGCTCGTCGGAATCTACGGCGGCACCCAGCGGGAGGATTTCTACCGCCGCGTCGACGGGGCGACCGACGACGGCGAGGCGGAACTGGAACGGATTCGCACCGAGCAGATGGAACGCGGGGACTACTACGAACTGGTCCCGCCGAACAACGACATCCACTCGGTTCAGACTACGTCGGACGAACCCAGCGTGAGCGTTCACCTGCTTGGAGCCGACGTCGGCTGTATCGAACGGCACGCGTTCGACGCTGCGGAGGGAACGGTCGAACTCTTTCATTCGGGGTATACGAACGTCGAGTGCGAGGACGTCTTGGATACACCCACCCCAGAGCACGATCACGATCACGTCCACCTCTAG
- a CDS encoding ParA family protein, giving the protein MITVVVYSESGGTFKTTTTANLAVSFERMGLDVCVIDLDPQEGNLTSLFDVGEHRSDPDADNLVKHILEMPDGEFDDLIETSDEGVDVIPSHDMLGDFTSNLEQKIAYETGMKNMSKAEFPRYELLYDLLWNEQQLNEEYDAILIDPNARAEDLLYNSIYAMRTLVAPVKPAGKGNLSLEGLDELVGNMETRLDIEVGLSCVVPSGVGQTNAHQQYSEQFKNTDEFATPVAIPDRESLMDTMWEARGSAYKVIEERWKTLEQDGEMVSEPGQRRIRDRELETARDIYELAAFVATETFGVEIEPKLTLDIADHGARSFEIGAGDEPEVTVR; this is encoded by the coding sequence ATGATCACAGTCGTCGTCTACTCCGAATCGGGCGGAACGTTCAAAACCACTACAACGGCGAACCTCGCGGTCAGCTTCGAGCGGATGGGGCTGGACGTCTGCGTGATCGATCTCGACCCGCAGGAGGGCAACCTGACGAGCCTGTTCGACGTGGGCGAACACCGAAGCGATCCGGACGCCGACAATCTGGTCAAACACATCCTCGAGATGCCCGACGGCGAGTTCGACGATCTCATCGAAACCTCGGACGAGGGCGTCGACGTGATCCCGAGTCACGACATGCTCGGCGATTTCACCTCGAACCTCGAGCAAAAGATCGCCTACGAAACGGGGATGAAGAACATGAGCAAAGCGGAGTTCCCGCGATACGAGCTCCTCTACGACCTGCTCTGGAACGAACAACAACTCAACGAGGAGTACGACGCCATCCTCATCGACCCCAACGCTCGAGCGGAGGACCTGTTGTACAACTCCATCTACGCCATGCGGACGCTGGTCGCCCCGGTGAAACCGGCCGGGAAAGGCAACCTGAGCCTCGAGGGACTCGACGAACTCGTCGGAAATATGGAGACCCGCCTGGACATCGAGGTCGGGCTGTCGTGCGTCGTTCCGTCCGGCGTCGGCCAGACGAACGCACACCAGCAGTACTCCGAGCAGTTCAAGAACACCGACGAGTTCGCGACGCCGGTCGCGATTCCGGATCGGGAGAGCCTGATGGATACGATGTGGGAAGCGCGCGGCTCCGCGTACAAAGTGATCGAGGAACGGTGGAAGACGCTCGAGCAAGACGGCGAAATGGTGAGCGAGCCCGGACAGCGTCGGATCCGCGACCGCGAACTCGAAACCGCTCGCGATATCTACGAACTGGCCGCGTTCGTCGCGACCGAGACGTTCGGCGTCGAGATCGAGCCGAAACTGACGCTCGACATCGCCGACCACGGCGCGCGATCGTTTGAGATCGGTGCGGGTGACGAACCCGAGGTGACTGTGCGATGA
- a CDS encoding acyl-CoA dehydrogenase: MKDGAGNLDFGQSDDSTAATDSEPSDGSSSGDGQQDSDRSPSSESSPARPADRAEAQSTAPDDSSADEHKYPYFVRRSKVLDERDERIEAHLRTEVTDRESDFRSALADELETNDDIPKSDAREFALKYAFENPAGVAELMRDEGFGELD, translated from the coding sequence ATGAAGGACGGCGCTGGCAACCTCGATTTCGGCCAGAGCGACGACTCGACGGCGGCCACCGACTCCGAGCCGTCGGACGGCTCCTCGAGTGGCGACGGCCAGCAGGACAGCGACCGGTCGCCGTCCTCGGAATCGTCGCCGGCCCGGCCCGCCGACCGGGCGGAAGCACAGTCGACGGCTCCCGACGACTCGTCGGCGGACGAACACAAGTACCCGTATTTCGTCCGCCGGAGCAAGGTTCTCGACGAGCGGGACGAACGGATCGAGGCGCACCTCCGAACGGAAGTCACCGACCGGGAGTCGGACTTCCGGAGCGCGCTCGCCGACGAACTCGAGACGAACGACGATATTCCGAAATCCGACGCGCGGGAGTTCGCCCTGAAGTACGCCTTCGAGAACCCGGCGGGAGTCGCGGAACTGATGCGTGACGAAGGGTTCGGCGAACTCGACTAG